From one Butyricimonas faecihominis genomic stretch:
- a CDS encoding histidine kinase → MRIRTSIISIGLILLALFIAAIYLIGKKISDVGNDMNNANAREACRYRAESVAYEFKKTEELQRLAREFFWKSESYREQDLFSLLKTMQQLDPKLSRTWFFRGTNDSLRLLERNSSELRKMKLSGIELKYMYTLLDSHTDHHFSGTYHEDGKTYWTTIEAIEPTATRRILFGFDISLTDLHSYFAEVTGKVSSYVFIVNERGILLSHPDENLLGTSPFQKEELDSIKEVLKSQSELEIMVHSNFLSSQVLRIYYPLLVGSEKWVIAVNVPQYGNREILDEFHRYTAMIALITVVIFAILLLFAQHKWRKEYRLRRSLEQESMELHLQQLKNQINPHFLFNSLNSLSVLIGSDSTLAREFVLKLSKVYRYLLETRNESLSTVKEEIEFTRQYYFLQKIRFGDQLDLSIDVRPDCLEAKVPSISLQMLVENAIKHNQVTLQNPLHIKIYDRDEYLIVENNYQPRAESSEESMGVGFERIQAIYDFYSGEKFVCNCENGCYVCRLPLLKNRL, encoded by the coding sequence ATGAGAATTCGGACCAGTATAATATCGATAGGATTAATCTTGTTAGCTTTATTCATTGCCGCTATTTATTTAATAGGGAAAAAGATTAGTGACGTGGGGAACGATATGAATAATGCGAATGCACGAGAGGCTTGTCGATACCGGGCAGAATCTGTTGCATATGAATTTAAGAAAACCGAAGAATTACAGCGATTGGCGAGAGAGTTTTTTTGGAAAAGTGAATCTTACCGGGAGCAGGATTTATTTTCGCTTTTGAAGACGATGCAACAATTGGACCCGAAATTAAGTAGAACTTGGTTTTTCAGGGGCACCAATGATTCTCTACGGTTATTGGAACGGAATAGTTCCGAGTTACGTAAGATGAAACTTTCCGGGATCGAGTTAAAGTATATGTATACATTGTTGGATTCACATACGGATCACCATTTTAGTGGTACGTACCACGAGGATGGAAAGACTTACTGGACGACAATCGAGGCTATTGAGCCTACAGCTACCCGACGTATTCTTTTTGGATTTGATATCTCGTTGACAGACTTACATTCATATTTTGCTGAGGTTACAGGGAAGGTGTCAAGCTACGTGTTTATTGTAAATGAACGGGGTATATTACTTTCGCATCCCGATGAAAATTTATTGGGAACCTCACCTTTCCAAAAAGAAGAGTTGGATTCTATCAAGGAAGTATTAAAAAGTCAGAGTGAATTGGAAATTATGGTTCATTCTAATTTCTTATCTTCACAGGTGCTTCGAATTTACTATCCCCTACTTGTCGGGAGTGAAAAGTGGGTGATTGCCGTTAACGTGCCGCAGTATGGAAATCGGGAGATATTGGATGAATTTCATCGTTACACGGCGATGATTGCCTTGATTACGGTAGTTATATTCGCGATTTTGTTACTTTTTGCCCAGCATAAATGGCGTAAGGAATACCGTTTGCGGCGTAGTTTGGAACAGGAGTCAATGGAACTACATTTACAACAATTAAAAAATCAGATTAACCCTCATTTTTTGTTTAATTCCTTGAATTCCTTGAGTGTGTTAATTGGTTCGGATTCGACTTTGGCGAGGGAATTCGTGTTGAAGTTATCAAAGGTGTATCGCTATTTGCTGGAGACAAGAAACGAAAGCTTGTCCACGGTGAAGGAAGAGATCGAGTTTACCCGGCAGTATTATTTTTTGCAGAAGATTCGTTTTGGGGATCAGTTGGATTTGTCCATAGATGTGAGACCGGATTGTTTGGAAGCAAAGGTTCCTTCGATCAGTTTACAGATGTTAGTAGAGAACGCTATAAAACATAACCAGGTGACTTTGCAAAATCCCTTGCATATTAAAATTTATGATCGGGATGAATATTTAATCGTGGAGAATAATTATCAGCCCCGTGCAGAATCTAGCGAGGAGTCCATGGGCGTGGGTTTCGAACGCATTCAGGCCATTTATGACTTTTATTCTGGTGAGAAATTTGTATGTAATTGTGAAAATGGATGTTACGTTTGTCGACTACCTCTTTTGAAAAATCGTTTATAA
- a CDS encoding zinc-dependent metalloprotease produces MVRTKTFILGAIALVALSLLSEPGYSLERRKKKHAKDTTEVSKPDAYGDLVKKAKITEGMVKILTIENDYYFEVADSLMGRDLLIVNKVSGVPYELNDAGLNRGMESNDKLVRFYKDKSMNKVWVTTYNGKVSVPEGDAISESVKANYRESVIEYFPIEAYGKDSTSVVIKVNKIFDGSEKSFNDIYNEISLGGSVKKDLSKILGVKVFPKNVVVKALMTTQVVDGGVAVPLTVETTTNLVLLPKVPMKPRFADPRVGFFATEHIYFTDEQQQVEKREFVHRWRLEPKPEDIEKYKRGEVVEPVKPIVFYIDPSTPKQWREEIKAGVRDWQAAFEAAGFKNAVVAKDAPEGDEDFDIDDIRYSVITYAASQQANAMGPSVVDPRSGEIIEADVVWWHNVMSLLHTWMRVQTAPIDPRARANKLSDEHMASAIRFVSSHEVGHTFGLKHNMGASHAFPVDSLRSPSFTAKMGGTASSIMDYARFNYVAQPGDGVKEITPKIGTYDKFAINWAYRWLDTETPQEELPILNEWIQEHEGDPMYWYGEQQDPKDPIDPRSQDEDLGDDIVKANRYGIMNLKRIVPNIVAWTEEDGESFAEAGKLLMAVINQWKMYAGHVTANVGGIYINNPVKGSPEDRYIPVPKEIQKESVKYLIEEVFIVPEWLFGAEVWKKSYPIQMGVEYSPYTVARELQYATFYNLLKDERLLRMFDSEATLGRAKSYTPEEMFADIHNVIFASSKAGRNLSIYERMTQKNFIDAIIVSSNRAVEKTTKKALHHSNTCCFASKAPEFTIEPREEVQLRTLHFSSMGRVSEAVSVKRGELLKVLKLAENKRNTGNVETRNHYEDLIIRIKEALNMR; encoded by the coding sequence ATGGTAAGAACAAAAACATTCATTTTAGGTGCGATAGCCCTTGTTGCCCTATCATTATTGTCAGAACCGGGATATTCTCTGGAAAGACGAAAGAAAAAACATGCCAAGGATACAACGGAAGTGTCTAAACCGGATGCTTACGGGGATTTGGTGAAAAAAGCCAAGATTACTGAAGGTATGGTAAAGATTTTAACGATTGAGAATGATTACTATTTCGAGGTGGCTGATTCGTTGATGGGACGTGATCTTCTAATCGTTAATAAAGTGTCGGGAGTTCCTTACGAGTTGAATGATGCAGGCTTGAATAGAGGAATGGAGTCGAATGACAAACTCGTGCGTTTCTATAAAGATAAATCTATGAACAAGGTGTGGGTGACAACTTACAATGGAAAGGTAAGTGTACCCGAGGGAGATGCGATCAGTGAGTCTGTGAAAGCCAATTATCGCGAGTCTGTGATCGAGTATTTCCCGATCGAGGCTTACGGGAAGGATTCGACTTCCGTGGTTATCAAGGTGAACAAGATTTTTGATGGGAGCGAGAAAAGTTTTAATGATATATATAATGAGATTTCTTTAGGCGGTTCGGTAAAGAAGGACTTGTCGAAGATATTGGGCGTGAAGGTTTTCCCCAAGAATGTGGTGGTAAAGGCGTTGATGACGACGCAGGTGGTTGATGGCGGCGTGGCGGTACCTCTTACGGTTGAAACGACAACAAATTTGGTGTTATTACCTAAGGTACCTATGAAGCCACGTTTCGCCGACCCCCGTGTAGGTTTTTTTGCCACGGAGCATATTTATTTTACAGACGAGCAACAGCAAGTGGAAAAACGGGAATTCGTTCATCGTTGGAGATTGGAACCAAAACCGGAAGATATAGAGAAATATAAAAGAGGAGAGGTCGTAGAGCCTGTAAAACCGATCGTGTTTTATATAGATCCTTCTACCCCGAAACAGTGGAGAGAAGAGATTAAAGCAGGAGTACGGGATTGGCAGGCTGCATTTGAGGCGGCAGGTTTTAAAAATGCTGTTGTCGCAAAGGATGCTCCGGAAGGTGATGAAGATTTTGACATAGACGACATTCGTTATTCGGTCATCACCTACGCAGCATCCCAGCAGGCTAATGCTATGGGGCCGTCCGTGGTTGATCCCCGTTCAGGAGAGATTATCGAGGCTGACGTGGTTTGGTGGCATAACGTGATGTCATTATTGCATACTTGGATGCGAGTACAGACAGCACCGATAGATCCGAGAGCCCGTGCAAATAAATTGAGCGACGAGCATATGGCCAGCGCTATCCGCTTTGTTTCTTCTCACGAGGTAGGGCATACTTTCGGGTTGAAGCATAACATGGGTGCTTCTCATGCTTTCCCCGTGGATTCTTTGAGATCGCCGAGCTTTACGGCAAAAATGGGTGGAACGGCAAGTTCTATCATGGATTATGCGCGTTTTAACTACGTGGCACAACCGGGAGACGGGGTAAAGGAAATTACTCCTAAAATCGGGACGTATGACAAGTTCGCGATTAACTGGGCTTATCGTTGGCTAGACACGGAGACACCTCAAGAGGAGTTGCCGATATTGAATGAATGGATTCAAGAGCATGAAGGTGACCCGATGTACTGGTATGGCGAGCAACAAGACCCGAAAGATCCGATCGATCCTCGTTCTCAGGATGAAGACCTTGGAGATGACATCGTGAAAGCCAATCGTTACGGGATTATGAATCTGAAACGGATTGTTCCGAATATTGTCGCTTGGACAGAGGAAGACGGAGAATCTTTTGCGGAGGCAGGAAAATTATTGATGGCGGTGATAAACCAATGGAAGATGTATGCCGGGCATGTTACGGCTAACGTGGGAGGTATTTATATTAATAACCCGGTGAAGGGAAGTCCGGAGGATCGGTATATCCCGGTGCCGAAAGAGATTCAGAAAGAGAGCGTGAAGTACTTGATTGAAGAGGTATTTATCGTTCCGGAATGGTTGTTCGGTGCTGAGGTCTGGAAGAAGAGTTACCCGATCCAGATGGGCGTGGAATATTCTCCTTACACGGTTGCACGTGAGTTACAGTACGCTACATTCTATAATCTGTTGAAGGACGAGCGTTTGTTGCGTATGTTTGATTCTGAAGCGACTTTAGGTCGGGCGAAGAGTTACACGCCGGAAGAGATGTTCGCGGATATTCATAACGTGATATTTGCCAGCAGTAAGGCTGGGCGTAACTTATCTATCTACGAGCGGATGACACAAAAGAATTTTATCGATGCGATCATCGTTAGCTCGAACAGGGCTGTGGAGAAAACGACCAAGAAAGCGTTGCATCATTCAAACACGTGTTGTTTTGCCTCTAAAGCCCCCGAATTTACGATTGAGCCTAGAGAAGAGGTTCAATTGAGGACCTTACACTTCTCTTCTATGGGTAGAGTTTCCGAGGCTGTATCGGTGAAGAGAGGCGAATTATTGAAAGTTTTAAAATTAGCAGAAAATAAACGAAA